Proteins encoded together in one Ictidomys tridecemlineatus isolate mIctTri1 chromosome 3, mIctTri1.hap1, whole genome shotgun sequence window:
- the Cbr3 gene encoding carbonyl reductase [NADPH] 3, with protein MSSCSRVALVTGANKGIGFAIARELCRQFSGDVVLTARDEARGRAAVQQLQAEGLSPRFHQLDIDDLQSIRALRDFLRKEYGGLNVLVNNAGIAFKMDDPTPFDIQAEMTLRTNFFATRNVCTELLPIMKPHGRVVNISSLQGSKALENCSEDLQEKFRCDTLTEGDLVDLMKKFVEDTRNEVHEREGWPNSAYGVSKLGVTVLSRILARRLDEKRKADQILLNACCPGWVKTDMAGDQGSRTVEEGAETPVYLALLPPDATEPQGQLVRDKVVQNW; from the exons ATGTCGTCCTGCAGCCGCGTGGCCCTGGTCACCGGAGCCAACAAGGGCATAGGCTTCGCCATCGCCCGTGAACTGTGCCGGCAATTCTCGGGGGACGTGGTGCTCACCGCACGCGACGAAGCGCGGGGCCGGGCAGCGGTACAGCAGCTGCAGGCCGAGGGCCTGAGCCCGCGCTTCCACCAGCTGGACATCGACGACCTACAGAGCATCCGCGCCTTGCGCGACTTCCTGCGCAAGGAGTACGGGGGTCTCAACGTTCTGGTCAACAACGCGGGCATCGCCTTCAAGA TGGATGATCCAACACCCTTCGACATTCAAGCAGAGATGACCCTGAGGACAAACTTTTTTGCTACTAGAAATGTCTGCACTGAATTACTGCCCATAATGAAGCCTCATG GGAGAGTGGTGAATATCAGCAGTTTACAGGGTTCGAAAGCTCTTGAAAACTGCAGTGAGGATCTGCAGGAAAAGTTCCGATGTGACACACTTACCGAGGGGGATCTGGTGGACCTCATGAAAAAGTTTGTGGAGGATACAAGAAATGAGGTACACGAGAGGGAAGGCTGGCCCAATTCGGCTTATGGGGTGTCCAAGTTGGGGGTCACAGTCTTATCGAGAATCCTGGCCCGGCGGCtggatgaaaagagaaaagcCGACCAGATTCTACTTAATGCCTGCTGTCCTGGATGGGTGAAGACAGACATGGCCGGAGACCAAGGCTCCAGGACGGTGGAGGAGGGAGCAGAGACCCCTGTCTATTTGGCCCTCCTGCCTCCagatgccactgagccacaaggccAGCTAGTCCGTGACAAAGTCGTGCAGAACTGGTGA